In Juglans regia cultivar Chandler chromosome 13, Walnut 2.0, whole genome shotgun sequence, the following proteins share a genomic window:
- the LOC118344276 gene encoding uncharacterized protein LOC118344276, producing the protein MGYLGGGCVLWWHKQPMGWGCGRRLDRDGVFSRYICGGDGSRVRFWRDAWCGDRALKDTFSTIYKIAGGQEASMVELFEISVILFSRMSISLRRPMIGRIVIIFLGRAFGGLRCL; encoded by the exons ATGGGGTACTTGGGGGGAGGGTGCGTTCTTTGGTGGCACAAGCAGCCTATGGGGTGGGGCTGTGGAAGAAGATTAGACAGGGACGGGGTATTTTCTCGTTATATTTGTGGTGGGGATGGATCCAGGGTCAGATTCTGGCGTGACGCTTGGTGTGGTGATAGGGCCCTCAAGGACACCTTTTCTACTATCTATAAGATTGCAGGTGGCCAAGAGGCGTCAATGGTCGAGTTATTCGAGATTTCGGTGATTCTCTTCAGTAGAATGTCAATTTCCTTAAGGCGGCCCATGATTGGGAG GATTGTGATCATTTTtcttg